The following nucleotide sequence is from Salvia splendens isolate huo1 chromosome 2, SspV2, whole genome shotgun sequence.
CAGTTGTTTCTGGTTGGTAAGTCCCGGATAACTACGCATTTGCAAAATCTTGGAAACAGCTTAACTTCAAGTTGAGATGAAGATGTAATGATTTAACTTGTGAGTAGGGGCTTCCGAGTGGATTTTGTGAAGAACACCTTCCCAAGGAGACAGTGGATATGGTGTTAGAGAACGAGGAAGGCTCCGAATATGGGGCAGTTTTCATTGGCAAGAAAGCAGGGCTTAGTGGTGGATGGAGAGCATTTGCACTCGATCATAAACTGGACGATGGCGATGCTTTAGTCTTTGAATTGATTGAGCAAACAAGATTCAAGGTAGTTTACGAGTGATGTATGATTATGATGCATCAAATTTTGGTAACAAAGTGTCCATTGTTTCTTCTTCTGCAGGTTTACATAGTTAGAGCAGTGGAGTGCCAAAATGGAAATGCTAGTGCCGATGCTGACGAAAAAccaaagaagaagaggaagacgaaAGACAGCAACCAGACGGAGAAACCAGAAGTGGTATCAGCAACAAGGAGAAGTTTGAGAAAGAAAGGCAAGTGAATTTGGGAGATTATGAGATTTGCTTGAGATGAGCCAATTTGTGAATGAATACTGTAAGTCAGCTTTGAACATCATCATGTATGTTCCCAGTTTGAACATCGAATCTAGTTCGTGCTTCAACTTGCAACAGATCAAGAAACAAGTCTTTCATGGACCAAGAATTTACAACCAACCATATTACAACAAATATTTTCCACGAAAAATATTATCACATGAAAATCTGTAACTTTCATCAGCAAAACAGCTGCCACATTACAGACCAGCGGCATCCCATACAAACAAGAGTAAGGCAAAGAATGAagtattttatactactataatttataaaaaccAAAATATGGATATAATTATACTATTATTGCTAATTTTTGAAGTTGTTAACTTAGCTGACTCATCAATGCAGTATATTaataatgtcaacacataattttgttgacattttaatgtcatcgtattgatatttttaatacactgagTCAAcagagttagcaattgattatATATATCATTCATAATTTAGGTCAAAATTTTCAGCTCCATTTCAGATATGTCACAACACCAACAACTCAGATAGACATattatttaaattgagataattGAAAAATGACAATGTACGACAAAAGTTTCAACAAATTATAGTCTATGTTTTAGATAAAATGTTGTCAAATCTCATCTTGGTCTGTTTCTTCTTCCGTCCGCCGACGCCTAGGCTTCCTTCATAAATGCTAGAAATTGTTTGAAGGAAAAATAAACTTTCAGTCACTCCCTATACCAGCCAAGAGGTGGGGGGTTGAGCTAACAAGGTGTTTGTatttgtttttcaaattttctagCCAAGAATTTTAGCCTGGTCTGATGCATGTAACCAAACACTTATTAGTGGGCTCAAACAGTGTAATGCTTCGCCATAACTACACATACCATCAAAAcaattacagaaactaaaaacACAATTCTTCTCTTCATAGAGTGATAACAAAATATTGATCTGATAATAGTTCCAAAACGACTAATCAAGAAAGATACATGAAAAGAGAAGTCTAGACACAAGAAAGTCGGCACAATGGCTAGGTCTCATGCCCAACACAATATTTCAAACAGCAGTTAAAAACGCCCTTCCTGGTTGACGGTTAGCCAATATCCCATGACAACCCAACAACTGCAAAGAGATTCCCAAAATGAGTAAACCAAAATATGCTCATGAACATTTAAAAAAGAGTTGCAATTTCAAAAAGACAAACCTTAGCATTGACACCATCAGGTTGAATTCTGTTCTCTGATTTCCACCTCACGTAATCACTACGGTTGAATTTAGTGAAGCCCCTGAAATTATTCAAGCAAACCATAGGCACATTAGAGAAAAGGCTTCCAAGAGATGATCAGGTATGCAAAAGCATTAAATTATGCATATAAGGATGAGTTTAAAAAAGGCAATAAGAGTTATACCACTTCCTGCTGACAATGATCTTCTGACGACCTGGGAACTTGAACTTAGCACGACGCAGCGCCTCTTGGGCGTGTTGGCTGTTGTTATCCTTGCAGCGGACGGAAAGGAGAACCTGCCCAATGGCCACACGAGCACACACACCCTGAGGCTTGCCAAAAGCACCCCTCATACCAGTTTGGAGCCTATCAGCTCCAGCGCACGACAACATCTTGTTGATACGCAGCACATGGAAGGGATGCACCCTGACCCTCAAGTGGAAGGCGTCCTTTCCAGCAAACTTAGTCATGTACTTGTTGCAGGCAATACGGGCAGCTTCAAGTGCCTCACTGGACACATTCTCCTTCTCCCAACTGACCAAGTGGACGCAGAATGGGAATTCATCCACACCCTTCCTCTTCATACCCACATCATAGATCCTGATCTTCGGATCAGGCACACCACGGCAAAACCGTGATTTTGGGTACGGCTTGTTCTTGATTTGGCGGTAACACCTTGCAGGCCCTACAAAGCAAGCACATTAAAATCAcatataaaatcaataaaaaaaatgagatccACTCACAAATGCAATTGCCAACAAAAGGAAAATATCAATACGACTATAATAAAATTGGGAAATGGTTAGCACATTTGGTAATACAAATTCAAACTAAACTTTCATGACCGGAAATCAAGTAATTATAAAGGGAAAATGCAAAGCATGGAAGCAGGTATACATATGGATGCCCTCTCCCCACCCCTAGGGCTCTAGCCATCTCTCTACACATAATGACAGTTCTCACTACCCATCCATCTCCAATCAATTTCTACTATTCATTGTTTTCACTTCAAATAATTGTAAATCTAATATTCACAACAGTATAAAAACGAAATCACATAgtaattaaaattcataaaaaaaatacaaatcctaaaataaaaaaatggaactactaaataattaaaatttacaactaaaatttgaaaaacaaatcTCATTCAAAAttcatatcatcaaaataaatcaaataaaaaaaaaacctccACCGTCAATCCCTTTCTTCCCTATCGAAGAGATCTACCACATCCCCCTACGGAAAAATGGAGCAGACCAACAGCGCAGCGCAGCGCCGCCCCACCCTCCCAATTGGTGATGCTCTAAGTTAACAAAATTAATTCACGATTGGCTAACCCAAAACAGAGGATATATTACAATTTTTGAACACTCAAAACTAAATCGGAAAACAGTTCAAACCTAAGAATAGAGGAACATCACTCCTGTTCATCAACAAAAGCAATCATTTTTTTTCAGACTAGCGATACAAATAGTATTTCACAATCCAAAACCCTAAGCAAATCTCCGTCACAGATATCATGAGCAAATATTGCAAAATTGCAGAATAGACACGATTAATCTAGTAGTGAAAGCCCCAGTATTTAAGAAGATCAGTCGTAGGAGGAGAAACTTACTTCTTCCCATGGCGAATTGTGTGTTGCTGCAAAGTgagaaaattagggtttgggtGATAAAATGTTTGATTTATAGGAAATGGTAGATTGTGGGCTTACGCATGGGCTTATGTCATCCAGAAGCTTCCTGGATTTGACTTTCTTGGGCTATATTTCAACACCCCAATATTTATTACTACATGGATACATTAATTCTATCTGTAATGATTTGCGGCTATTCTGGTCAGCGACACAAACGCATTTTCGTAAATAATTATAAAGGATAATGGAAtaaattactccttccgtcccattcAAAAAGTCCATTctctataattataattaaatctcTTTCCTCTTTCctttaaattattcaattactttttccaCTTTACTTTATCGCTAACAACTATTCAACCTAAAACTTCGTGTCAATCAAGAATGTAGTCATCTTGAGTGAGATTGAGGGAGTATTAATAATAGTTAATGCTATGATGATTTTACGTAATAACCCTTTTTCCAATTTTTcactttaaatttatattaattatatttacaaCATTTTCTCTCCGTAATAATTTTGCACAATCTTCCATACgttaaaacaagaaaaagagaaaaaaaaacactatGTACATGAGAGGGTTATATTATTGACTAGTACCTCTGTCCATTCAAGATATTCACATTCTTGAATTACATGAATTTTAGGTGGAGTAGTCACATGTGATAAAGTAGAGTGGAAaaactaattaaatattttaatgaaaagagagaagagaaggatttatttttaaatatagaaattggACATCagagacagactaaaaaggaaatatgaacCTATTCAATGGGACGAAGGAAGCAGTAAAATTGAAAATACTATTGATGAAGTCGGTCGTGTTGACTTTGCAGtcagtttttttcttcttcttcgaatGAACGCattagaaaattatttttttggtacTTGATGTTGAGTGATTTTTGCATGTGGAGTTATGGCCGTGCAAACATGAGTTAGTCATTGAGCTAGGGAGCCACTTGGCTTGGCAAAGAGAGGTAGGGGATGAGCTCAACTAGCCATTATGAATTGAAGCGGTCACCCCATCATTTTTTCGTTTGACTATATATTCCCTCCGTGCAGAAAAAAAGTTTTATTTGCGGAAGGTATTGATTTTAAcgagaaattgataaaataagagaaaaaggagaaaaaatagataaaatatacttcactagaagagaggaaaaaaaagtaggtaaagtaatagagaaactatccattttataatataaagcTACTAtttgtggacatcccaaaataataaaatgaaattatttttgtgGAAGGAAGGAGTATACATTCAAACAGGGATTTCTATATGATTTGACTGTATATTATTAGTAACTACAAAATGGTACTAATAATATACAGTCAAATCATATAGAAATCCCTATTTGAATGTATACTCCTTCCTtccgtccataaaaataatttcattttattattttgggatgtccacaaaTAGTagctatatttttaaaaatggatagtttctctcttactttacctactttttctcctctcttcTAGTGaagcatattttatctattttttctcattttctcttattttaccaatttctcgTTAAAATCAATACCTTCCACAAATAAAACTTTTTTTCTGCACGGAGGGAATATATAGTCAAACGCAAGTCAAAATGGTACATTACTAGTAACTACAAAAATACATTACTAGCAATAACACAAAATAATGTAGCAAATTAGTtgaaaataatgtaaatatttaCCGAAATAATGTGTAACTGCCTAACGTATGCATATTTACTGTAACCTTATGCAGTAGGTAATGTAACTAAAAAAGTGTATTAATGTAACAGAGAACTATATAACACACAATAATGTAGCACATCCGTAGAAAATAATATACATATTTGCTGAAATAATCTTTAAAGGCCTAATGTAAGTAGATATACAGCAACCATAGGCAGTAGATAATGTAACTCAACAACTATATTAATGTAACATATTATAGAATAACACACAATAATGTAGCACATCAATGAAATAATGTAAACATTTGCTTAAATAATGTATCAATGCCTAATGTATGCAGATACTATAACCTTATGAAGCATATAATGTAAGTACAAAAGTGTATTAATGTAGTAACATATTATAATACAGAATATTGTAGCACATCAATGGAAAATAATGTATACATATTTGCTGCAAATAATTGATTTATTGAAGCATAATTCAAAAACATAATCAATACCATGAACACGCATACACAATCATCAAACACAATAAACAGGAAATCAAAAACATATGAACAATCATTAGCAGATTAATCAACAATAAAGAACATGGGACTCCAGTTGCACATACACCTAAATTACGTTGTACTAACAAAATCCCACATTACTTGCTGCTAATTACTGAATctaaatcaaaaatcaaaaatcaaaaatcaaaatctcaCTGATATTTCATTGGATTACACAATCATAACCCCTATAATGAACAAATTAATGAATCACAGTCTACATTTTCGGAAGTAAAATTCACATTCTAAACAAAACCACcacaaatttagaaaataatcTAGTTTAATGTAAACACGAACTGAAATTCTTGCTCCCCATAAGTTATATTCTGAAATTTCACCTGATTTCAGTCTCGAATAATGACGACGAATGGTTGAGCCAAAAAACGAAACACGACCATCGCTTGATGAATTCAGTCCAATTTGGGCAAATTTACCATCGCCTTTTCAGTCTCAATCATGTTTCAATCGACAGTGAAATGTTGTTTTTCGACTTCAAGTATTTTCGTTTTTATGTACTATAGCAAACTATATTGGTAGATTCTTTTATGAGAATTATAGTTTTGAGTATATAGTGGCTAAATCCtgctttgagtataagtgggagaaaatgTGTGTGAATGTGTAACACAAGGCCAATAAAGCagttggtatactcgaaagcattcTTTGAGTATAAATGGGAGATTGTTGAGGTTTTATACTAAAAGGTGCTTCGAGCGTACATGCCTTTGTACAGTCAGCTTGTGCATGTATACGAGAAACGCCACGTCCACttgtttacctaattatgagaataaataatataatataatggtttatttattgaaatataataaacaagtcTAAGACTTCTTATTAAGAAGGTCAAAGTAGGGAAATTCGATGAATCCTCATGAGTTTTCCAGTAGGGGACTTGGCCAGatctagtaagaagaaaaacgcattcacaacctagatagactttgTCTACCTATTGGTATGAATGCGGTGTTTATGATAATTCTCTCTTACCTAAGAAGAGATTAGTAACACCGGTGTGGTAAAACATTGAAAGGATCTAATACAAAATGTATTCTTTATTGCATCTACTGAAAGAATATATTTaagaaattttagtattttctagtctatgaaattaatatcaatattgtttatttaatcaaacgccactttgacttatcaatatggGAAAGTTTATACGTAACTCAAACATGATATCTTGGgtggtagtaattgaataacatataggtattggaatattatttcatagaattcgcgtgctcagtgtggtatgattaaatccccaagaggtgtttgaaaagagaatttattattcagaaatctgcgcagttgaaattttattccacgaataataaataaagtttcaaactagaaaactctttggagaattaatttaattcaagtcatGTAGCAGACAAAGAATTAAATTGACGGATTAAGATAATCTTAAACGcgggaaatattataaaataaaatggacccaagttatttgtaatttggtgatttagataggagttcaatattattctttagtggaacaaaataatatttcattgataatatattaaatcatgggtcatttgatttaattagatatttatctAATGGGTGAGCCCAACATCTATTTCATTCCATGGATCCCCATCCTAGCCCAATAAGTCCAAACTTATAAATAGAGAAGAGATGAGAAACCCTTCAATGTACAACACAATTCACATCACACTCCTCCTAACCCTAGCCGCCAATCATAGgcgttctctctctctctctctctctctctctctctctctctctctctctctctctctctctctctcccctcccTCTTGCCTCGGTTTTCGTGCCCTAGCACGTGGGAGAATTAAggttttggtttttgttcttGTTCTATCCCAATTCATAGGATTAGATCAAAACAATCTTCTCGTGTTTGTGTTGGTTTTCCCTAGATCTCATATCACTTTTATTTGATTGTTCGAGATCCACCCACACGGATGAATAATCAAGGACATGGGAATAGTATGGAAGATTCGTGGTCGATAAATCAAGGATCTTCGGGTGGTGCAGCAAGCAACGTCAATCCAATGATGGATCATGGGGtaacaattatatatatatatatatatatatatatatatatacacgtcAAATTGCATGTGTACGTGTTTATTTGATGTATTAATCTATAGGTCTAGGTTAATTGTATGAAATTGGAATAGAATGcataatcacctaaatagatccgtaaggACCTGTTTGTTTTCCGTGTCTTCCGCTGCGGTAGTCCCAACTGTATATTACATGGAGAATAATGTACATTTTCATATTCGAATAATGTAGATAATTTTGTAACAATGGGTACTGTTCGTAACTGTAATGTAAATATAAAAGATAAATATATACATTGCAAAATgcttgaaacaaaaaaaaaattaagttcaAATCGACGTTTGCTGGCTGGGTGGGTATACCCTAGCCCCAATGATAAGTTAACCCTATGGGAAAAAGAAGTATACTATGTTACTGGGTTGGTGCTAAACCCTAGCCCTATGGACTATTAAACCATTGAGGGAATGATTTAACTTTCggccaacaaccaacaaataaaaatctacattaCTCAACGAGAGACATGTACGTTAAACGACTATATTCGTACATCAGAATCATCATGATATCtagtaatattatttcaaatgCAAACTTTGCTCGTAAAATGAGGTTGGTAATATGCCCTAGTCAAAGGATAGCTTATCCATAGAAATGAGATGAATACTCTAGGTTGATGGTTgagtactacaccctagccgcATGGACTACAAAACCTTTGGGAAAAAGAATTAACTACCGCCCTTtagcaaacaaataaaaatctacattaCAAGGAAGTAAAATATACATTAACCTACTTTATTCGTACATTACAAGCATTATGAATTCTATGACATTTAGTCAAACACGAACTTTGCTGGCTGGGTTGGTAGTATACCCTAGCCCTAGGAATAACTTAACCCTAAGGAATGGGACCTAAGTTTCTGCCATTGGGGTTCTATACGAGAAGTTGTGGGTACTATAACCTAGCTCATTGGATAAGTTAACCATAGGGGAAtgtgttggggtttggtgccccttgcacagcggaagacatgcattcacaaataaatcatacatatggatctatttgaccgattatgggattaactGATTCACATGTAAAATattgaattgcatacaagaacgcacaaaatcatgcttaaggaattaaaatcctaattcatgatattctacggtttaggattaccgatctgattctccaaagaatcaacgattgcttgcgccttctccacgtgatgttctcgtactcaaccacgaatcttctaatctgtatcccgaactcagataatgacctttgggtgggcaaagcttgtcataaTCGAAAAAGGCTTGactataaagaagacagaatatcagttttctcaaaaaccgatttttcgtccactcccactggggagcacgaaaattaagagtCAAATCACTTcattttgtcttctatttagtctcctttatatagagttatgatgggccagattagggatccatggaggttggacttgggccaaacccgttgcacttttactaattaaattgagccccaatttaatataagtccaataaaatattattatcatccactatagaataataatattgattgcccgtccaatcccaaattacgagtaatccgggctttacctatttaatttattatttctcgtgtttaagatataaatatccattaattaatttaagtctgctatttgactttaattaattaatatctttttccaagagttgtctagttcaaaatctttatttattattctggaataaattccaaccggccgggtttctgaataataaaacctttttcgaacacctcttgaggatat
It contains:
- the LOC121791435 gene encoding 60S ribosomal protein L10 — translated: MGRRPARCYRQIKNKPYPKSRFCRGVPDPKIRIYDVGMKRKGVDEFPFCVHLVSWEKENVSSEALEAARIACNKYMTKFAGKDAFHLRVRVHPFHVLRINKMLSCAGADRLQTGMRGAFGKPQGVCARVAIGQVLLSVRCKDNNSQHAQEALRRAKFKFPGRQKIIVSRKWGFTKFNRSDYVRWKSENRIQPDGVNAKLLGCHGILANRQPGRAFLTAV